A portion of the Calliphora vicina chromosome 5, idCalVici1.1, whole genome shotgun sequence genome contains these proteins:
- the LOC135962145 gene encoding uncharacterized protein LOC135962145 yields MDAFTIFTLFFWLAVFVIFGPLMYFVCIYLPELPVRYVKSLRRGGFMTSY; encoded by the coding sequence ATGGATGCATTTACAATTTTCACGCTATTTTTCTGGTTGGcagtttttgtaatatttggTCCGCTAATGTATTtcgtttgtatttatttgcccGAGCTGCCGGTGCGTTATGTTAAGAGTTTAAGGCGAGGCGGTTTTATGACGagttattaa